One genomic segment of Methanothermobacter wolfeii includes these proteins:
- a CDS encoding RraA family protein has protein sequence MVRRGIKPIERLRGLGAVRDPTRLLKDISTPQLSDAVKSVTGENRAITSLKSVNGLMVAGRVVTAETSSRDWGTSVLAVDAADSGDVIFIRTDGDEMAVWGELTSMAAMNRGIAGAVIYGSCRDLDAIRGLDFPVFSRSHVPCAGEPLAEGSINMAVECDGVTVEPGDFIMGDESGVVAVPWRLIGDVVKEALKIKEKEILIKDAYGRGLTLSEILGLK, from the coding sequence ATGGTTCGAAGGGGTATAAAACCCATTGAACGTCTCAGGGGTCTTGGCGCTGTGAGGGACCCCACCAGGCTCCTGAAGGACATATCCACCCCACAGCTTTCTGATGCGGTGAAGAGTGTAACCGGTGAAAACAGGGCCATCACATCTCTGAAATCAGTTAACGGGCTGATGGTGGCCGGTCGCGTTGTAACCGCAGAGACATCCAGCCGCGACTGGGGCACTTCAGTCCTGGCGGTTGATGCTGCGGACTCAGGGGATGTTATCTTCATAAGGACCGATGGCGATGAAATGGCTGTATGGGGTGAACTCACATCAATGGCTGCCATGAACAGGGGGATTGCAGGGGCGGTTATCTATGGCTCATGCAGGGATCTTGATGCCATCAGGGGTCTTGATTTCCCGGTATTCTCAAGGAGCCATGTTCCCTGCGCAGGGGAACCCCTTGCAGAGGGATCCATAAACATGGCGGTGGAGTGCGACGGTGTGACGGTTGAGCCAGGTGATTTCATCATGGGGGATGAATCAGGGGTTGTTGCTGTACCCTGGAGGCTCATCGGTGATGTTGTTAAGGAGGCCCTCAAGATAAAGGAGAAGGAGATCCTCATAAAGGATGCCTATGGAAGGGGTTTAACCCTCTCTGAGATTCTTGGCTTGAAGTAG
- a CDS encoding DUF211 domain-containing protein gives MVAKGLIRIVLDILKPHEPIIPEYAKYLSELRGVEGVNITLMEIDKETENIKVTIQGNDLDFDEITEAIESYGGSIHSVDEVVAGKTMVEEVTTPQD, from the coding sequence ATGGTGGCTAAAGGCCTTATAAGGATTGTTCTGGATATACTGAAACCCCATGAACCAATAATACCTGAATATGCCAAGTATCTCAGTGAACTGCGGGGTGTTGAGGGTGTTAATATAACCCTCATGGAGATTGATAAGGAGACAGAGAACATTAAGGTGACGATTCAGGGGAACGACCTGGATTTTGATGAGATAACAGAGGCAATCGAGAGCTATGGTGGTTCCATACACAGTGTTGATGAGGTTGTAGCTGGAAAAACCATGGTCGAAGAGGTTACAACTCCTCAAGACTGA